In the genome of Pelobacter seleniigenes DSM 18267, one region contains:
- a CDS encoding ABC transporter ATP-binding protein — MSDPIIKINNLHLSLEGGAGRVNILRGIDLTVARSETLSIVGPSGAGKTTLLMALAGLEQISAGEITIAGTRLSGLSEDELARFRREQIGIVFQSFHLIPTMTALENVALPLEFSAVPDPRGRALEALAATGLEQRAAHFPGQLSGGEQQRVALARAFVSRPALILADEPTGNLDQETGHKVMELLFNLQQDQGTTLILITHDLNLAQRCQRTIRMADGQLDHIDWAAA; from the coding sequence ATGTCAGATCCCATCATCAAAATTAATAATCTTCATCTCAGTTTAGAAGGAGGCGCGGGCCGGGTCAATATTCTCCGCGGGATCGACCTGACCGTAGCGCGGAGCGAAACCCTGAGTATCGTCGGCCCGTCCGGAGCCGGGAAAACCACCTTGCTGATGGCTCTGGCCGGCCTCGAACAAATCAGCGCAGGAGAAATCACCATTGCCGGCACGAGGCTGTCCGGACTCAGCGAAGATGAGCTGGCCCGGTTTCGGCGCGAGCAGATCGGCATCGTCTTTCAATCCTTCCACCTGATTCCAACCATGACCGCCCTTGAAAACGTCGCCCTGCCATTGGAATTTTCGGCCGTGCCCGATCCCCGCGGACGGGCCTTGGAAGCCCTGGCCGCAACCGGACTCGAACAGCGGGCCGCACATTTTCCCGGCCAGCTCTCCGGCGGCGAGCAACAACGGGTCGCGTTGGCCCGGGCCTTTGTCTCCCGGCCGGCCCTGATCCTGGCCGACGAGCCGACCGGAAACCTTGACCAGGAGACCGGCCACAAGGTCATGGAGCTGCTGTTTAATCTGCAACAGGACCAAGGCACAACCCTGATTCTGATTACCCATGACCTTAACCTGGCGCAACGCTGCCAGCGCACTATCCGCATGGCCGATGGTCAACTGGACCATATCGATTGGGCAGCGGCATGA
- a CDS encoding nitroreductase family protein: MPVKELVTKNRSYRRFYQDHAISTAQLRDLVDLARLSATGANLQALKYVLAATPEKNSIIFEHLAWAGYLKDWVGPVEGERPSGYIVMLLDRKIAKSCACDHGIAAQSMLLGAVEAGLGGCIFANIKRDQLAAALNLDEHYEILLVLALGKPKEDVRIVPLGEDGSIRYYRDDAGVHYVPKRALDDIIID, from the coding sequence ATGCCTGTAAAAGAGCTTGTGACGAAAAACCGATCCTACCGAAGATTTTATCAAGACCATGCTATTTCCACAGCGCAACTGCGCGATCTGGTCGACTTGGCCCGTCTGTCAGCAACCGGCGCCAATCTGCAGGCGCTGAAATATGTCCTGGCTGCGACTCCCGAGAAAAACAGCATCATTTTTGAGCATCTGGCCTGGGCCGGTTATCTGAAAGACTGGGTCGGTCCGGTCGAAGGAGAGCGTCCCAGTGGTTATATTGTGATGCTGCTCGACCGTAAGATTGCCAAGTCCTGCGCCTGTGATCACGGCATTGCCGCGCAAAGCATGCTGCTGGGCGCAGTTGAGGCCGGCCTGGGAGGTTGCATCTTTGCCAATATCAAGCGCGACCAGCTGGCGGCAGCGTTGAATCTGGATGAACACTATGAAATCTTGCTGGTTCTGGCGCTGGGCAAGCCCAAGGAGGACGTTCGCATCGTCCCCCTCGGCGAGGATGGCAGCATTCGTTATTATCGGGATGACGCCGGGGTGCACTATGTGCCTAAGCGCGCCCTGGACGATATTATTATCGATTGA
- a CDS encoding RluA family pseudouridine synthase, giving the protein MPVLTVSKNDTGLTARQFLLNNIPAAAPGYLNQLFKKGRVSRAGSILSAETEVAPGDCIQLPESARILDLLEQSSKALPGLDILFESREILILNKPAGLAVHTGKGHENDNLTDRTRSYFSARGELFQLNPIQRLDLETSGPVLFGKGKKSCSELGKLFMKGEVTKMYLALVMGHLPDHGTLSSEIPAKGKIKTASTSFRKIAGNEWASLLEVKLETGRQHQIRRQFAEAGHPLYGDRRYRGPCPRELQRLFLHCHRLAFTDPFSNQPIVVEVALPTALLQFLEQHRLAVAI; this is encoded by the coding sequence ATGCCCGTACTGACCGTTTCAAAAAATGACACCGGCTTAACCGCCAGACAATTTCTCCTCAACAATATCCCGGCGGCAGCTCCCGGCTACCTGAACCAGCTGTTCAAAAAAGGGCGGGTGAGCAGGGCCGGCAGCATCCTCAGTGCGGAGACTGAAGTGGCCCCGGGAGACTGTATACAATTACCGGAAAGTGCCCGTATTCTTGACTTGTTAGAGCAATCGTCCAAGGCTTTACCTGGACTGGATATCCTGTTTGAATCTCGCGAAATCCTTATTCTCAACAAACCAGCAGGGTTGGCGGTGCATACCGGAAAGGGCCACGAAAACGACAATTTAACTGATCGAACCAGGTCTTATTTTTCCGCTCGGGGAGAGCTTTTTCAGCTCAATCCGATCCAAAGACTCGACCTGGAAACCTCTGGTCCGGTCCTCTTTGGCAAAGGAAAGAAAAGCTGTTCTGAATTGGGCAAGCTGTTTATGAAAGGAGAGGTGACAAAAATGTACCTGGCCCTGGTCATGGGGCACTTGCCCGACCATGGCACGTTGTCATCCGAAATTCCGGCCAAGGGAAAAATAAAGACCGCCTCAACCAGCTTTCGAAAAATAGCCGGCAACGAATGGGCCTCGCTGCTTGAAGTGAAACTGGAAACCGGGCGGCAACATCAGATCAGGCGGCAATTTGCCGAAGCCGGCCATCCGCTCTATGGTGACCGTCGTTACCGCGGGCCTTGCCCAAGGGAGCTGCAAAGACTGTTTTTGCACTGTCACAGGCTAGCCTTTACCGATCCCTTCTCTAACCAACCAATCGTGGTGGAGGTTGCGCTGCCGACCGCGCTGCTGCAGTTCCTCGAACAGCATCGCTTAGCGGTAGCAATCTGA
- a CDS encoding ABC transporter permease codes for MKTTAMLLQALRLLRREMRHGIRGFGVFLVCLFLGVFTISAIGNFSAAAHRGLLDDAGALLGGDLEIRLINRPMATDQLDFLRQQGTVSQILQLRTMARTEKNANRGLVELKAVDQAYPLYGSLPLAPAQPLAQALMTAETPGAVVEKAFLQRFSVTVGDQVRLGDTTFTIRAVIENEPDRSIRAFNLGPRIMVASAAMPATGLIQPGSLVNYLYRLKLPDRNQAEAVKQLLTERFPEAGWRIRTWREAAPRVRSFLDRMETNLTLLGLCSLLVGGLGVTGAVRGYLTAKIQHIATLKCLGASRAIIFTTYLLQILLLGAIGSTAGLLAGAALPWLIVQFFGGSFPIPMEPGLFPRVWLLAMSYGLLIALLFSLQELGKACRVTPATLFRSYTDMDSGRPGPGSRAAVLLTTALLVAIALVSSPDQRLALWFIVGATGCFVLFRLLATATIRLTARLPRASNPSVRLALADIARPGSPAGGILFSLGIGLTVLVMIAQVQSNLNDMVNETLPKDAPAFFFFDIQPDQIAPFKKLFAQLPPGNSLKASPTLRGRITAIKGVPADQASISPDVRWAVRGDRFLSYAAQLPPHTVLSSGTWWPENYSGPPLISLTRDLADGFSVGLGDTLDVNILGRTITAKIANVRTVDWTSLELNFAIIFAPGVLESAPQTYIAAAQLEPALEQTVYRQVTDRFPNVSALSVREVLKNVSITLERIAWVFKGIAAIALLSGLLVLSGAVSADQHRRIRDAVILKVCGATRRDILTAFATEFILLGLSAGTVSLLAGSAAAMAIVDGPLNATYRLQPVIILLTLGIGILLTLVLGLAGTWKALGQKPSSYLRND; via the coding sequence ATGAAGACAACAGCTATGTTATTGCAAGCGCTCCGCCTGCTGCGGCGAGAAATGCGCCATGGCATCCGCGGCTTCGGGGTTTTCCTGGTCTGTCTTTTCCTCGGGGTCTTTACCATTTCCGCCATCGGTAACTTCAGCGCAGCGGCCCACCGAGGACTGCTGGACGATGCCGGAGCCCTGCTCGGTGGCGACCTGGAGATCCGCCTGATCAATCGCCCCATGGCCACCGATCAGCTGGACTTTCTGCGCCAGCAGGGGACGGTGTCCCAGATCCTCCAACTGCGCACCATGGCCAGGACCGAAAAAAATGCCAACCGCGGGCTGGTCGAACTGAAAGCCGTTGATCAGGCTTACCCCCTCTACGGCTCCCTGCCTCTTGCTCCGGCGCAGCCCTTGGCCCAGGCCTTGATGACAGCGGAAACTCCCGGAGCGGTTGTCGAAAAAGCTTTTTTACAGCGATTTTCCGTGACGGTTGGTGATCAGGTCCGCCTTGGCGACACAACCTTCACCATCCGGGCGGTTATTGAAAATGAGCCGGACCGAAGCATTCGCGCCTTCAATCTCGGCCCCCGGATCATGGTGGCCAGCGCTGCCATGCCGGCAACCGGATTGATCCAGCCGGGCAGTCTGGTCAATTATCTGTATCGGCTGAAATTGCCGGATCGCAATCAGGCCGAAGCGGTCAAGCAGTTATTAACTGAGCGTTTTCCCGAGGCGGGCTGGCGGATTCGCACCTGGCGCGAGGCGGCTCCGCGGGTGCGCAGCTTCCTTGATCGGATGGAGACCAATCTGACGCTGCTCGGGCTTTGTTCCCTGCTGGTCGGCGGATTGGGAGTCACCGGTGCCGTACGCGGTTATCTGACGGCCAAGATTCAGCATATTGCCACTCTCAAATGCCTGGGCGCCTCGCGCGCCATCATCTTTACCACTTACCTGCTACAGATTCTGTTGCTGGGCGCCATCGGTTCAACCGCCGGGTTGCTGGCCGGCGCGGCACTGCCCTGGCTGATTGTCCAATTTTTCGGCGGCAGCTTCCCGATTCCGATGGAACCCGGGCTGTTCCCGCGGGTCTGGCTGTTGGCCATGAGCTATGGGCTGCTCATCGCCTTATTGTTCTCTTTGCAGGAGCTGGGCAAGGCCTGCCGGGTCACTCCGGCGACATTGTTTCGCAGTTATACCGATATGGATAGCGGCAGACCCGGTCCGGGCAGTCGCGCCGCGGTGCTGCTGACCACCGCCCTGCTGGTCGCCATCGCCCTGGTATCCAGCCCGGATCAGCGTCTGGCACTCTGGTTTATTGTTGGAGCCACCGGCTGTTTTGTGCTGTTTAGGTTGCTGGCTACGGCAACCATCCGCCTGACCGCCAGGCTCCCCCGGGCGTCGAACCCTTCCGTGCGCCTGGCGCTGGCGGATATCGCCAGACCCGGCTCACCGGCCGGGGGGATTCTTTTTTCTTTAGGGATCGGTCTGACCGTCCTGGTCATGATCGCCCAGGTACAGAGCAACCTGAATGACATGGTCAACGAAACCCTGCCCAAAGATGCACCGGCCTTTTTCTTTTTCGATATTCAGCCGGATCAGATCGCGCCCTTCAAAAAGCTGTTCGCCCAGTTACCACCCGGTAACAGCCTGAAAGCTTCGCCGACCCTGCGCGGACGCATTACTGCCATCAAAGGAGTGCCAGCGGATCAAGCCAGCATCTCCCCTGATGTCCGCTGGGCCGTCCGTGGCGACCGTTTTCTCAGCTATGCCGCCCAGCTGCCGCCGCACACCGTCCTCAGCAGCGGCACCTGGTGGCCGGAAAACTATTCCGGTCCGCCACTGATTTCCCTGACCCGGGATCTGGCGGATGGATTTTCCGTCGGTCTCGGCGATACTCTGGATGTCAATATCCTCGGCCGTACCATCACCGCCAAAATCGCCAATGTGCGCACCGTCGACTGGACCAGCCTGGAACTCAATTTTGCCATTATCTTTGCACCAGGTGTCCTGGAATCCGCACCACAAACTTATATTGCCGCGGCACAATTGGAACCGGCCCTGGAACAAACCGTTTATCGTCAGGTGACGGACCGGTTTCCCAATGTTTCTGCGTTATCGGTACGTGAAGTCCTGAAAAATGTCTCCATCACCCTGGAGCGGATCGCCTGGGTCTTTAAAGGGATTGCCGCCATCGCTTTGCTGAGCGGCCTTCTGGTGCTGAGCGGAGCGGTCTCCGCGGATCAGCATCGCCGCATTCGGGACGCGGTTATTCTCAAGGTTTGCGGTGCGACCCGCCGGGATATCCTGACCGCCTTTGCGACCGAGTTCATCCTGCTCGGGTTGAGTGCCGGAACCGTCAGCCTCCTGGCCGGCTCTGCGGCGGCCATGGCGATTGTCGACGGTCCCCTGAATGCAACCTATCGGCTGCAACCGGTAATCATCCTGCTGACCCTGGGAATAGGCATTCTGTTGACGCTGGTGCTCGGCCTGGCCGGAACCTGGAAAGCGTTGGGGCAGAAGCCATCCAGCTATCTGCGTAATGATTAA
- a CDS encoding arylesterase, translated as MNSPRWLLTLLFFLLFPGSQLHAAATKKTILAFGDSLTAGYGLPATDSFPTRLEQALNSAGYQVKVINAGISGDTSAGGVARISWSLAEKPDLAIVELGANDALRGLDPQDTRKNLAFILTQLNKAGVKTILAGMKAPRNLGENYYTSFDRIYPELAAQYQVELYPFFLQGVVGNSALNQADGIHPNAAGVEVIVKQFLPLVEKVLQRG; from the coding sequence ATGAATTCTCCCCGCTGGCTTTTGACATTGCTGTTTTTTTTACTGTTCCCGGGGTCGCAACTGCATGCCGCGGCAACCAAAAAAACCATTCTGGCCTTTGGCGACAGCCTGACCGCGGGCTACGGTTTGCCGGCAACGGACTCTTTTCCGACCCGCCTGGAACAGGCTCTGAACAGTGCTGGGTATCAGGTTAAAGTCATAAACGCCGGGATTTCGGGCGATACAAGTGCCGGTGGCGTCGCCAGGATTTCATGGAGTCTGGCCGAAAAGCCTGACCTGGCAATTGTTGAATTGGGGGCCAACGATGCCCTGCGCGGACTGGACCCGCAGGACACCCGAAAAAATCTGGCCTTTATTCTGACCCAGCTGAATAAAGCCGGGGTAAAAACCATCCTTGCCGGAATGAAGGCTCCGCGCAACCTCGGCGAAAACTATTATACCAGCTTTGACCGCATCTATCCGGAATTGGCCGCACAATACCAAGTTGAGTTGTACCCGTTCTTTTTGCAGGGGGTGGTTGGTAACAGTGCCCTGAACCAGGCCGACGGGATCCACCCCAATGCGGCCGGGGTGGAGGTGATCGTCAAGCAGTTCCTGCCGCTGGTGGAGAAAGTTTTACAGCGCGGTTAG
- a CDS encoding RelA/SpoT domain-containing protein, whose translation MRARISEKKPLYDCPALEETYHELRPGYERLLAEIQKQLRLLLEAAGLSVTIKYRLKRFDNFCEKLLRQRKQSTDKDICITDLLGVRIVCPFLEDLEHVERIIARSFEILEMEHKAEQHSFREFGYDSVHILIKTPPLEQGARLPYSTDVCEIQLRTILQEAWAEVEHELVYKSDIAIPNHSIRRKLASLNASLTLSDLVFQEIRDYQKEIRQRGLKRRQSVESEACACGSIQISQLPELKQVTEPELGEFVPEQIASKKLEQLMLAALEAHSNNAFSQAIDIYSILLRMKLEPAIRSLVYNHRGMALFALSDYQKGVEDFSKAIEFNEENFRAWSNRGLAYRVLGKMDQSLEDYNRVVEIHPQQYEGYWGRAQTCYEMKLYSRALDDCRSTLQRKADFTPAEDLEKVLRRLLF comes from the coding sequence ATGAGAGCACGCATCTCAGAAAAAAAACCATTGTACGACTGCCCGGCACTGGAGGAGACCTACCATGAGCTGCGCCCCGGCTACGAACGACTGCTGGCCGAGATCCAAAAACAGCTGCGACTGCTGCTGGAAGCGGCAGGACTCTCCGTGACCATCAAGTATCGGCTTAAGCGTTTCGACAACTTTTGTGAAAAGCTGCTCCGGCAAAGAAAGCAGAGCACAGACAAAGACATCTGCATTACCGACCTGCTCGGAGTCAGAATTGTCTGCCCGTTTCTGGAGGACCTCGAACACGTTGAAAGGATCATCGCCCGGTCGTTTGAAATTCTCGAAATGGAACACAAGGCCGAGCAGCACAGTTTCCGAGAATTCGGCTATGATTCCGTCCACATTTTGATTAAAACTCCGCCGCTTGAACAAGGAGCCAGGCTGCCTTACAGCACTGATGTCTGTGAAATCCAGCTACGGACAATCTTGCAGGAAGCTTGGGCTGAAGTGGAACATGAACTGGTCTACAAGTCCGATATCGCCATACCTAATCATTCGATCCGCCGGAAACTGGCCTCGCTGAACGCCTCTTTAACCCTTTCAGACCTGGTCTTTCAGGAAATCCGCGATTACCAGAAAGAGATCCGCCAACGCGGACTCAAGCGGCGCCAGAGCGTTGAATCTGAGGCCTGTGCCTGCGGCAGTATCCAGATTTCTCAACTGCCGGAACTGAAACAGGTGACTGAACCGGAGCTGGGGGAGTTTGTTCCGGAGCAGATCGCCTCTAAAAAACTGGAACAGTTGATGCTGGCCGCCCTGGAAGCCCATAGCAACAACGCCTTTTCACAAGCTATCGACATTTACAGTATCCTGCTGCGTATGAAACTGGAACCGGCCATCCGCTCACTGGTCTACAATCATCGCGGCATGGCCCTGTTTGCCCTCTCCGACTACCAGAAAGGGGTGGAAGATTTCAGCAAGGCTATTGAGTTCAATGAAGAGAATTTCCGGGCCTGGAGCAACCGGGGACTGGCTTACCGGGTCCTGGGGAAAATGGATCAATCGCTGGAAGATTATAATCGGGTGGTGGAAATACACCCCCAGCAGTACGAAGGCTACTGGGGGCGTGCGCAAACCTGTTATGAGATGAAGCTCTACAGCCGGGCCTTGGACGATTGCCGCAGCACCCTGCAAAGAAAAGCGGATTTCACCCCGGCCGAGGACCTGGAAAAAGTTCTCCGCCGCCTGCTTTTCTAA
- a CDS encoding ZIP family metal transporter, translating into MTDAFLSMHPIWQAFFATLFTWGMTALGAAAVYLQQTPSRKTLDIMLGFAAGVMIAASFWSLLAPALEMAEGQFLPAWLVVAFGFMCGGGFLRLIDKFLPHLHLNTPMADAEGIETNWRRSTLLVLAITMHNIPEGLAVGVAFGAVGAGFPEASMAGAMALAMGIGIQNFPEGLAVAVPLRRDGLSRHRSFMAGQLSGMVEVIAGVAGAAMVAYARPILPFALAFAAGAMIFVVVEEVIPESQQGNNTDLATFGVMSGFSIMMMLDVALG; encoded by the coding sequence ATGACTGATGCGTTTCTCAGCATGCACCCCATCTGGCAGGCCTTCTTCGCCACCCTGTTTACCTGGGGTATGACCGCACTGGGCGCGGCAGCGGTCTATCTGCAGCAGACTCCAAGCCGCAAGACCCTCGACATTATGCTCGGCTTTGCCGCCGGGGTCATGATCGCTGCCAGCTTCTGGTCCCTGCTTGCACCGGCCCTGGAGATGGCCGAAGGGCAGTTCCTGCCGGCTTGGCTGGTGGTCGCTTTCGGCTTTATGTGCGGCGGTGGTTTTCTGCGCCTGATCGACAAGTTTCTCCCCCACCTGCATCTGAATACGCCGATGGCCGATGCCGAAGGGATTGAAACCAACTGGCGGCGCAGCACCCTGCTGGTGCTGGCCATCACCATGCACAATATTCCCGAAGGGCTGGCAGTCGGAGTCGCTTTTGGCGCAGTCGGCGCAGGATTTCCGGAAGCGTCCATGGCTGGTGCCATGGCCCTGGCCATGGGGATCGGAATTCAGAATTTCCCGGAAGGATTGGCCGTTGCCGTGCCGCTGCGCCGGGATGGACTGTCCCGCCATCGTAGCTTCATGGCCGGACAACTGTCGGGCATGGTTGAAGTTATCGCTGGCGTAGCCGGGGCGGCCATGGTCGCTTACGCCAGACCGATTCTGCCCTTTGCCCTGGCCTTTGCCGCCGGTGCCATGATCTTTGTGGTGGTAGAAGAAGTCATCCCCGAATCGCAGCAGGGCAACAATACCGACCTGGCTACGTTCGGGGTGATGAGTGGTTTTTCCATCATGATGATGCTGGATGTGGCTTTGGGATAG
- a CDS encoding IS110 family transposase, whose translation MAKYSLSALQSFLSIYQDEPFWIGLDVHKRSYHVALLRADDKAFAFTTVANPEVFVKQLSQLNIQVAGVAYEAGPTGFSLARALQATGFPVTVAAPSKIPRSVSPGSKTDRLDCLKLAHYCSKGLIRPIAVPSAAEEAQRSLLRRRHQLIDRVRQCKQRIKGFLLYHGFEETEAVRNWRSDSRENIAALPLLPEGRLTIDSHLRELEFLQQELSEVAGQLEQLNRHPKHRPVIRALTSVPGVGKVVATTFHLELFRPERFHRSEEVTSYLGLAPTVRHSGEKIPRGYLMPVGQKRLRSLLIEAAWIWRAKDAKASEMYHKLLSKTGIPQKVQHWQENWRLFSGA comes from the coding sequence ATGGCAAAGTACAGTTTATCAGCTCTGCAGTCTTTTCTCTCAATATATCAAGATGAGCCTTTCTGGATCGGCCTGGATGTTCACAAGCGCAGCTATCATGTCGCCTTACTCAGGGCAGACGACAAGGCCTTTGCATTTACAACAGTTGCTAATCCAGAAGTGTTTGTAAAGCAATTATCCCAGCTCAATATTCAGGTTGCAGGAGTTGCCTACGAAGCAGGGCCAACAGGATTCTCTCTTGCTCGCGCCCTCCAGGCAACAGGATTCCCTGTGACCGTTGCAGCCCCGAGTAAAATCCCGAGAAGCGTCAGCCCTGGATCGAAAACAGATCGACTCGACTGTTTGAAGCTAGCGCACTATTGCTCAAAAGGATTGATTCGACCGATTGCTGTGCCGTCAGCCGCAGAAGAGGCTCAGCGTTCTTTGCTGCGTCGTCGACATCAATTGATAGATCGAGTTCGTCAATGCAAGCAGAGGATTAAGGGGTTTCTGCTTTACCATGGTTTCGAGGAAACGGAGGCCGTCAGAAACTGGCGATCGGACTCTAGAGAGAATATCGCAGCACTTCCTCTTTTGCCCGAGGGCCGCTTAACTATTGACAGCCACTTGCGAGAGCTGGAATTTCTTCAACAGGAGCTAAGTGAAGTGGCAGGTCAACTGGAGCAACTCAACCGGCATCCCAAACACCGGCCTGTGATTCGAGCGCTGACAAGTGTTCCTGGTGTTGGCAAAGTGGTTGCCACAACTTTTCATCTGGAACTATTTCGTCCTGAACGTTTTCATCGTTCAGAGGAGGTCACCAGCTATCTTGGGCTCGCACCAACCGTTCGGCACAGTGGCGAAAAGATACCTCGCGGGTACTTGATGCCGGTTGGGCAAAAACGCTTACGATCCTTGTTGATTGAAGCGGCCTGGATATGGCGAGCAAAAGATGCAAAAGCTAGCGAAATGTACCACAAACTGCTCAGTAAAACCGGTATTCCGCAAAAAGTACAGCATTGGCAAGAAAACTGGCGATTATTCTCTGGCGCTTGA
- a CDS encoding SDR family NAD(P)-dependent oxidoreductase, with amino-acid sequence MAKTIVITGATSGFGKACAEYFAEQGWLLILTGRRIERLEELKKQLGSAVRQVIPLDVRDRDAVFSQLGGLKDVDLLLNNAGLALGLEPSWQVSPDDWDTMIDTNIKGLTYCTRALLPQMVERDSGHIINIGSVAANWPYPGGNVYGSTKAFVQQFSRNLRADLLGHNVRVTVIEPGMAESEFSKVRFKGDDQRAAKVYAGTEALTPRDIAEIVYWATARPKHVNINSLEVMCIDQSWGPFAVHRDNS; translated from the coding sequence ATGGCAAAAACCATAGTGATTACCGGAGCGACATCCGGTTTCGGCAAGGCTTGTGCGGAATATTTTGCCGAGCAGGGCTGGCTGTTGATTTTGACCGGACGGCGGATTGAACGGCTGGAAGAACTGAAGAAGCAGCTTGGCAGTGCGGTGCGCCAGGTCATTCCGCTGGACGTGCGTGATCGCGACGCTGTTTTCAGTCAGCTGGGTGGTCTGAAGGATGTCGATTTACTGCTCAATAATGCGGGGCTGGCCCTCGGTCTTGAACCTTCCTGGCAGGTCAGTCCGGACGACTGGGATACCATGATCGACACCAATATCAAAGGGTTGACCTACTGCACCCGCGCCCTGCTGCCGCAGATGGTTGAGCGCGACAGCGGCCATATCATCAATATCGGTTCGGTTGCCGCCAACTGGCCGTATCCGGGGGGGAATGTCTATGGCAGCACCAAGGCTTTTGTGCAACAGTTCAGCCGGAATCTGCGCGCGGACCTGCTTGGCCACAATGTCCGGGTGACCGTGATTGAGCCGGGTATGGCGGAAAGCGAATTTTCCAAGGTCCGTTTCAAGGGAGACGATCAGAGAGCCGCCAAAGTCTATGCCGGCACCGAAGCCCTGACCCCGCGGGATATTGCCGAGATCGTCTATTGGGCGACGGCACGACCCAAGCATGTCAACATCAATTCCCTTGAGGTGATGTGCATTGATCAGTCCTGGGGACCGTTTGCTGTCCATCGTGACAACAGCTGA
- a CDS encoding DUF4034 domain-containing protein, with translation MSRRLIVCIVQLFLFFLITISTCSAAFQLPAGLEGERASTLIHAQVLDLLHESKFQELEDLAADLRKNKARFTSHRWQLTAFYQSFAMAKLDDAGWLDLISTVESWRQAYPESVTATTALARTWFGYGWYARGTGYAKDVPARNMALFKERLHTAYEILVNDSFSDDCPGRYHLLLLISPLLGEKRLLFGHVFEQAIQFAPDYPEFYLTVATHLLPRWGGAPGAWLEFAEWVAQHSGSDSDLLYLMIVLNVQQIGGVRDLQSAGISWPRLQNAFLKLEQLYPGSQRNANHHALLACLANDREALRQVVEDKNFRFLAEFWPRISIHDCLAKNELPPLHNLSPGQMKTHRDRLDGQVFKDFLAKAQSGDRLAMVMVSQMYSRGEGTPQDDLAAYAWLMVSGENQDLCKELYQRIPKHKRTEAVLRIEQIKESLTK, from the coding sequence ATGAGCAGACGCTTGATTGTATGTATTGTTCAACTCTTTCTTTTTTTCTTGATAACAATCTCTACTTGTTCAGCCGCTTTCCAGCTGCCTGCCGGGTTGGAAGGGGAACGCGCCAGCACTTTGATCCATGCACAGGTTCTCGACCTCCTGCATGAAAGCAAGTTCCAGGAGTTGGAAGATCTTGCTGCGGACCTGAGGAAGAATAAAGCGCGATTTACCAGCCATCGCTGGCAATTGACTGCCTTTTACCAATCTTTCGCCATGGCGAAACTTGACGACGCAGGTTGGCTGGATCTGATTTCTACGGTTGAGAGTTGGCGGCAAGCTTATCCTGAATCGGTGACTGCGACTACGGCTCTGGCTCGTACTTGGTTTGGGTATGGCTGGTACGCTCGCGGCACTGGCTATGCTAAAGATGTGCCTGCCAGAAATATGGCGTTATTCAAGGAACGCTTGCATACTGCATATGAAATCCTTGTAAATGATTCTTTCTCTGACGACTGTCCTGGCCGTTATCATCTATTGTTGCTGATTTCCCCACTCTTGGGAGAAAAAAGATTATTATTCGGGCATGTTTTCGAACAGGCAATCCAGTTTGCACCAGACTATCCCGAGTTTTATTTAACGGTAGCAACTCACCTTCTTCCTCGCTGGGGAGGGGCTCCCGGAGCCTGGTTGGAATTTGCGGAATGGGTTGCACAACATTCAGGTTCTGATAGTGATTTACTTTATTTGATGATAGTTCTGAATGTTCAACAAATTGGAGGAGTTCGAGATCTTCAGTCTGCCGGAATCTCCTGGCCGCGTTTGCAGAATGCTTTCCTGAAATTGGAACAACTCTATCCCGGGTCGCAAAGAAATGCCAATCATCACGCGTTGCTGGCCTGCCTAGCCAATGATCGAGAGGCTTTGCGCCAGGTTGTCGAAGATAAAAACTTCAGGTTCCTTGCGGAGTTCTGGCCGCGTATCAGCATCCATGATTGTTTGGCTAAAAATGAACTCCCTCCTTTGCATAACCTGTCACCTGGGCAAATGAAAACGCACAGGGACAGGTTGGATGGTCAGGTTTTTAAAGATTTTTTAGCAAAAGCTCAGAGCGGCGATCGCCTAGCCATGGTCATGGTCAGTCAGATGTACAGCCGCGGAGAGGGTACGCCTCAGGATGATTTGGCTGCATATGCATGGCTCATGGTTTCAGGGGAAAATCAGGATCTTTGTAAAGAGCTTTATCAGCGCATTCCAAAACATAAGCGAACAGAAGCTGTTCTAAGGATTGAGCAGATAAAGGAAAGCCTGACGAAATAA